The following are encoded together in the Kribbella sp. CA-293567 genome:
- a CDS encoding acyl-CoA thioesterase, translating into MPESLEDLVELLDLEKIDPDLFRGRQPQTSAQRVFGGQVLGQALAAASRTVGPDRVVHSLHGYFLRPGDTSVPIEYHPELIRDGRSFSSRRVVASQRGKTIFYMSASFQVPEPGLDHSDPMPGDLVPPDEAPTLASVFEAASGRKAEDWNKEWAALDVRLAGLTGRQFWIRAAGKLSDDQALHACVLAYASDLTLLGASLLPHGIIIGDRRIQPASIDHALWFHRAFRADEWLLYDQASPSASGARGFATGRLFSQDGRLVASVAQEGLIRPIGLELDEEKD; encoded by the coding sequence ATGCCCGAGTCCCTGGAGGATCTGGTCGAGCTGCTCGACCTGGAGAAGATCGACCCCGACCTGTTCCGGGGCCGTCAGCCGCAGACGTCCGCGCAGCGCGTGTTCGGCGGGCAGGTGCTCGGCCAGGCGCTGGCCGCCGCGAGCCGCACGGTCGGGCCTGATCGGGTCGTGCACTCGCTGCACGGCTATTTCCTGCGTCCGGGCGACACGTCCGTGCCGATCGAGTACCACCCCGAGCTGATCCGTGACGGCCGGTCGTTCAGCAGCCGCCGGGTGGTCGCGTCGCAACGCGGTAAGACGATCTTCTACATGTCCGCGTCGTTCCAGGTGCCGGAGCCGGGGCTGGACCACTCCGATCCGATGCCGGGTGACCTGGTGCCACCGGACGAGGCGCCGACGCTCGCGTCGGTGTTCGAGGCGGCGAGCGGGCGCAAGGCCGAGGACTGGAACAAGGAGTGGGCCGCGCTCGACGTCCGGCTGGCCGGGCTGACCGGCAGGCAGTTCTGGATCAGGGCCGCAGGCAAGCTTTCCGACGACCAGGCCTTGCACGCCTGCGTTCTGGCGTACGCCAGTGACCTGACGTTGCTGGGGGCAAGCTTGCTGCCGCACGGCATCATCATCGGCGACCGGCGGATCCAGCCGGCCTCGATCGACCACGCGCTGTGGTTCCACCGCGCCTTCCGGGCCGACGAGTGGCTGCTGTACGACCAGGCCTCGCCGTCGGCGTCGGGAGCGCGTGGGTTCGCCACCGGGCGGCTGTTCAGTCAGGACGGCCGGCTGGTCGCCTCGGTCGCGCAGGAGGGCCTGATCCGGCCGATCGGTCTGGAACTGGACGAGGAAAAGGATTGA
- the thrS gene encoding threonine--tRNA ligase, with the protein MYDHRKLGRELGLFDSDPLIGAGLPYWLPAGAAIRQALERYVAEVERRAGYQQVYSPVIGKRELYEISGHWSKYSEDMYPPMSVGGEEVVLRPSLCPHHALMFRSRAHSYRELPLRMSELGGQYRSELSGVLGGLTRVRAMQLNDGHIFCRLDQVADEALAALELIKRAHRDLGISASGYVLSLPAEDAGFGDPSSKYVGDAESWLLAADLLRDVLEKAGLAFVEAPGEAAFYGPKIDIQIEDSAGRESTLSTIQVDFHQPAAFGLEYMGADGNKHRPVMIHRAIVGSIERAVAHLIEVHGGAFPAWLAPVQLVVLPISDDEEKLAAEVARRAVDRGLRAELAHADEGTLGARIRENRLAPYQAVVGAREAADGAIALRLRDGKQLPPLPIAEALDQLAAECDPLRPERQVVEDQPRVSAAGAGRSGG; encoded by the coding sequence ATGTACGACCACCGCAAGCTCGGCCGGGAACTCGGCCTGTTCGACTCCGACCCGCTGATCGGTGCGGGTCTCCCGTACTGGCTGCCGGCCGGCGCCGCTATCCGGCAGGCGTTGGAGCGCTACGTCGCCGAGGTCGAGCGAAGAGCCGGCTACCAGCAGGTCTATTCGCCGGTGATCGGCAAACGCGAGCTCTACGAGATCTCCGGCCACTGGTCGAAGTACAGCGAGGACATGTACCCGCCGATGTCGGTCGGCGGGGAGGAGGTCGTACTGCGGCCGAGCCTGTGCCCGCACCACGCGCTGATGTTCCGGTCGCGGGCGCACAGCTACCGCGAGCTGCCGCTGCGGATGTCGGAGCTCGGCGGTCAGTACCGGTCGGAGCTGTCCGGCGTACTGGGTGGGTTGACCAGGGTCCGGGCGATGCAGCTGAACGACGGGCACATCTTCTGCCGGCTCGACCAGGTCGCGGACGAGGCACTGGCCGCGCTGGAGCTGATCAAGCGGGCGCATCGCGATCTGGGGATCAGCGCTTCGGGGTACGTGTTGTCGCTGCCTGCTGAGGATGCGGGCTTCGGTGATCCGTCCAGCAAGTACGTCGGGGACGCGGAGAGTTGGTTGCTGGCGGCCGACCTGCTGCGCGACGTACTGGAGAAGGCGGGGCTCGCGTTCGTGGAAGCGCCCGGTGAGGCGGCGTTCTACGGGCCGAAGATCGACATCCAGATCGAGGACTCGGCGGGGCGCGAGTCGACCCTGTCCACCATCCAGGTCGACTTCCACCAGCCGGCCGCGTTCGGGCTGGAGTACATGGGGGCCGATGGCAACAAGCATCGGCCGGTGATGATCCATCGCGCGATCGTCGGCAGTATCGAGCGCGCCGTCGCACACCTGATCGAGGTGCACGGGGGTGCCTTCCCTGCCTGGCTGGCGCCCGTGCAGCTCGTCGTCCTGCCGATCTCCGACGACGAGGAGAAGCTTGCCGCCGAGGTCGCGCGCCGGGCGGTGGACCGCGGCCTGCGGGCCGAGCTCGCGCATGCGGACGAGGGCACCCTGGGCGCGCGCATCCGCGAGAACCGGCTGGCGCCGTACCAGGCGGTCGTCGGTGCTCGCGAAGCCGCCGACGGCGCCATCGCGCTGCGGCTCCGCGACGGGAAGCAGTTGCCACCGCTCCCGATCGCCGAAGCCCTCGACCAACTTGCCGCGGAGTGCGACCCGCTCCGTCCCGAGCGACAGGTCGTCGAGGATCAACCGCGGGTCAGCGCGGCTGGAGCTGGCCGATCAGGTGGGTGA
- a CDS encoding MaoC/PaaZ C-terminal domain-containing protein encodes MPTRRYDDSPGLGSLYARTVKATLRKAEYEPGTDGLTLELPRTGVDQDHLTAYREVTGFSAGPALPVTYPHVLAFPLHLDLMSDPSFPYKPMGIVHLANTITQHQPLPMHAELAISVHSTAERPHPKGTVFDIVSSVTVDDEVVWTDSTTLLSRSAGTPTAHSDLLPDPGISPTAVWDLRGNLGRRYAAASGDRNPIHLFKLTAQAFGFPRQIAHGMWTKAAALASIQRAGGLPDAYTVRVDFRKPVLLPSQATFAHRRTGDVVDFALYSQDQSVTHLIGQLQPR; translated from the coding sequence ATGCCCACTCGCCGGTACGACGATTCCCCGGGCCTCGGGTCGCTCTACGCGCGGACGGTGAAGGCCACGCTGCGCAAAGCGGAGTACGAGCCGGGCACCGACGGGCTGACCCTGGAGCTGCCGCGGACGGGGGTCGACCAGGACCACCTCACGGCGTACCGGGAGGTGACGGGTTTCAGCGCCGGCCCCGCGCTGCCGGTCACCTATCCCCATGTGCTCGCCTTCCCGCTGCACCTGGATCTGATGTCTGACCCGTCGTTCCCGTACAAGCCGATGGGCATCGTGCATCTGGCCAACACGATCACCCAGCACCAGCCGCTGCCGATGCACGCCGAGCTCGCGATCAGCGTGCACAGCACCGCCGAGCGCCCGCACCCGAAGGGCACCGTCTTCGACATCGTCAGTTCGGTGACGGTGGACGACGAGGTGGTCTGGACCGACTCGACGACCCTGCTGAGCCGCTCCGCCGGCACCCCGACGGCCCACTCCGACCTGCTCCCCGACCCGGGCATCAGCCCGACCGCCGTCTGGGACCTGCGGGGCAACCTCGGCCGCCGGTACGCCGCTGCCTCCGGCGATCGCAACCCGATCCACCTGTTCAAGCTCACCGCGCAGGCGTTCGGCTTTCCCCGGCAGATCGCGCACGGCATGTGGACGAAGGCCGCCGCGCTGGCATCCATCCAGCGCGCCGGCGGCCTGCCGGACGCCTACACGGTCCGCGTCGACTTCCGTAAGCCGGTCCTGCTGCCTTCCCAAGCGACCTTCGCGCACCGCCGTACCGGTGACGTGGTCGACTTCGCCCTCTACAGCCAGGACCAGTCAGTCACCCACCTGATCGGCCAGCTCCAGCCGCGCTGA
- a CDS encoding 3-oxoacyl-ACP reductase, translated as MTRSKPKMTDRYQTFTRTPLGRALVKNLGLPDPAPLPRWTEGSAVIDGQVVFGAITETDAGKAIQALLRDIGASFSTAAEGVASSTLRPKALVFDATGATSTADLSSLQRFFSPVIRQLGAAGRVIVVGRTPELAATPEQQIAQRALEGFTRSLGKEVKRGATVNLVYVAPNAHEQLDSTLRFFLSPKSAYVDGQVARIGTGPLAGNDPAAPLAGKVALVTGAARGIGAAIADTLARDGATVLGVDVPQNANDLRKVISRIGGSELLLDVTAIDAPQRIAAAGAELGGLDIVVHNAGITRDKRLANMRTDAWDAVLDVNLRAPERITAHLLESGGLNDGASVIGVASIAGIAGNNGQTNYATSKAGVIGLVQALAPRLADRNIRINAVAPGFIETEMTAKVPFAIREVGRRVNSLQQGGQPIDVAETIAWFADPASAGVTGNVVRVCGQSMLGA; from the coding sequence ATGACGAGGAGCAAACCGAAGATGACGGATCGCTACCAGACCTTCACCCGTACGCCGCTGGGCCGCGCGCTGGTGAAGAACCTCGGCCTCCCCGACCCGGCGCCGCTGCCGCGCTGGACCGAGGGCTCGGCCGTGATCGACGGCCAGGTGGTCTTCGGGGCCATCACCGAGACCGACGCGGGCAAGGCGATCCAGGCCTTGCTGCGCGACATCGGCGCCTCCTTCAGTACGGCGGCCGAAGGCGTCGCGTCGAGCACGTTGCGCCCGAAGGCCCTCGTCTTCGACGCCACCGGCGCGACCTCGACCGCCGACCTCAGCTCGCTGCAGCGCTTCTTCTCCCCCGTCATCCGCCAGCTCGGCGCCGCCGGCCGCGTGATCGTGGTCGGCCGGACGCCGGAGCTCGCCGCGACGCCGGAGCAGCAGATCGCGCAGCGCGCGCTCGAGGGCTTCACCAGGTCGCTCGGCAAGGAGGTCAAGCGCGGCGCCACCGTCAACCTCGTGTACGTCGCGCCGAACGCCCACGAGCAGCTCGACTCGACCCTGCGCTTCTTCCTCTCCCCCAAGTCGGCGTACGTCGACGGCCAGGTCGCCCGGATCGGCACCGGCCCGCTGGCCGGTAACGACCCCGCCGCTCCCCTGGCCGGCAAGGTCGCCCTGGTCACCGGCGCGGCCCGCGGTATCGGCGCCGCGATCGCCGACACGCTGGCCCGCGACGGCGCGACCGTGCTGGGCGTCGACGTACCGCAGAACGCGAACGACCTGCGCAAGGTGATCAGCAGGATCGGCGGCAGCGAACTGCTGCTCGACGTGACCGCGATCGACGCCCCGCAACGGATCGCGGCCGCCGGCGCCGAGCTCGGCGGGCTCGACATCGTCGTCCACAACGCCGGGATCACCCGCGACAAGCGCCTGGCCAACATGCGCACCGACGCCTGGGACGCCGTCCTCGACGTCAACCTGCGGGCGCCCGAGCGGATCACCGCGCACCTGCTGGAGTCCGGCGGGCTGAACGACGGCGCGTCGGTGATCGGCGTCGCCTCGATCGCCGGTATCGCGGGCAACAACGGCCAGACCAACTACGCCACCTCCAAGGCCGGCGTGATCGGCCTGGTCCAGGCGCTGGCGCCGCGGCTGGCCGACCGCAACATCCGGATCAACGCGGTCGCGCCCGGTTTCATCGAGACCGAGATGACCGCCAAGGTCCCGTTCGCGATCCGCGAGGTCGGCCGCCGGGTCAACTCGCTGCAGCAGGGCGGGCAGCCGATCGACGTCGCCGAGACGATCGCCTGGTTCGCCGACCCCGCGTCGGCGGGCGTCACCGGCAACGTGGTCCGCGTCTGCGGCCAGAGCATGCTCGGCGCCTGA
- a CDS encoding acetyl-CoA C-acetyltransferase, protein MTEIRKVAVVAGNRIPFARQDKTYRHASNSDMLTAALNGLVDRTGLGGQELGEVVAGAVLKHARDWNMVREVVLGSKLAPTTPAFDLQQACGTGLEAAILVANKIALGQIDSGIAGGVDTASDAPIAVSNELRNVLLDLNRAKSVPDRLKTLARIRPKDIVPEIPRNAEPRTRKSMGEHAALTALEWGITREAQDELAYRSHVNLAAAYDRGFQQDLITPYLGLEKDQNLRPDTTIEKLAKLKPVFGKGETATMTAGNSTPLTDGASAVLLATDEWAAERGLRPLAYLTHSQTAAVDYVKGAEGLLMAPAYAVPRMLAKAGLTLQDFDYYEIHEAFASQVLATLKAWEDPIFCKERLGLDAPLGEIDRAKLNVNGSSLAAGHPFAATGGRIVAALAKQLDENGGGRGLISICAAGGQGVVAILER, encoded by the coding sequence GTGACCGAGATCCGCAAGGTGGCTGTCGTCGCCGGCAACCGCATCCCGTTCGCCCGGCAGGACAAGACCTACCGGCACGCGTCGAACTCCGACATGCTCACCGCTGCGCTCAACGGTCTGGTCGACCGCACCGGCCTCGGCGGCCAGGAGCTCGGCGAGGTCGTGGCCGGCGCCGTCCTGAAGCACGCCCGCGACTGGAACATGGTCCGCGAGGTCGTCCTCGGCTCGAAGCTCGCGCCGACCACGCCCGCGTTCGACCTCCAGCAGGCGTGTGGCACCGGCCTCGAGGCGGCGATCCTGGTCGCCAACAAGATCGCGCTCGGCCAGATCGACTCCGGTATCGCCGGTGGCGTCGACACCGCCTCGGACGCGCCGATCGCGGTCAGCAACGAACTGCGCAACGTGCTGCTCGATCTCAACCGGGCGAAGTCGGTCCCGGACCGCCTCAAAACCCTCGCGCGGATCCGGCCGAAGGACATCGTCCCGGAGATCCCGCGCAACGCCGAGCCGCGCACGCGCAAGTCGATGGGCGAGCACGCGGCGCTGACCGCGCTCGAGTGGGGCATCACCCGCGAGGCGCAGGACGAACTCGCCTACCGCTCCCACGTCAACCTCGCGGCGGCGTACGACCGCGGCTTCCAGCAGGACCTGATCACGCCGTACCTCGGTCTCGAGAAGGACCAGAACCTCCGCCCGGACACGACGATCGAGAAGCTCGCGAAGCTCAAGCCCGTGTTCGGCAAGGGCGAGACCGCGACGATGACCGCCGGCAACTCCACTCCGCTGACCGACGGCGCCTCCGCGGTCCTGCTGGCCACCGACGAGTGGGCCGCCGAGCGCGGTCTGCGGCCGCTGGCCTACCTGACCCACTCGCAGACCGCCGCGGTCGACTACGTGAAGGGCGCCGAAGGACTCCTGATGGCCCCCGCGTACGCCGTACCGCGGATGCTGGCGAAGGCCGGTCTCACGCTGCAGGACTTCGACTACTACGAGATCCACGAGGCGTTCGCCTCCCAGGTGCTGGCCACCCTGAAGGCGTGGGAGGACCCGATCTTCTGCAAGGAACGGCTGGGCCTGGACGCCCCGCTGGGCGAGATCGACCGCGCCAAACTGAACGTCAACGGCAGCTCGCTGGCGGCGGGTCACCCGTTCGCCGCGACCGGCGGCCGGATCGTCGCCGCGCTGGCCAAGCAACTGGACGAGAACGGCGGCGGCCGCGGGCTGATCTCGATCTGCGCCGCCGGTGGCCAAGGCGTCGTCGCCATCCTCGAACGGTGA
- a CDS encoding TetR/AcrR family transcriptional regulator: MSSALLAIGRRRTTAERRRDRERDIIRATRELFDERGTIDAQIDDIAKRVGINKALIYRHFAGKEELFALTLVDYLGELDERLQAVDGPRKAPMNRLRSLSEVFVDFCLEYPAFADCAMSLLRRTGEQLFGEITEPVMIKLGNAMAAALDRISAILKAGQRSGVFDEVDTDYLANHLYTQTLGAMHMARMGLIVSRQDVGKDDVPGHPVVHHADIATVRETAITATLATAVGRKALTGTTTRTPVQSRKTGKATARRSTSSSTAGENQ, encoded by the coding sequence ATGAGCTCCGCGCTGCTCGCGATCGGACGCCGCCGGACCACGGCGGAGCGTCGGCGCGACCGCGAGCGCGACATCATCCGGGCCACCCGCGAGCTGTTCGACGAGCGCGGCACGATCGACGCCCAGATCGACGACATCGCCAAGCGGGTCGGCATCAACAAGGCCCTGATCTACCGGCACTTCGCCGGCAAGGAAGAGCTCTTCGCGCTGACCCTGGTCGACTACCTCGGCGAACTGGACGAGCGCCTGCAGGCCGTCGACGGGCCGCGCAAGGCGCCGATGAACCGGCTCAGGTCCCTCAGCGAGGTCTTCGTCGACTTCTGCCTGGAGTACCCCGCCTTCGCCGACTGCGCGATGAGCCTGCTGCGCCGGACCGGCGAGCAGCTGTTCGGCGAGATCACCGAGCCGGTGATGATCAAGCTCGGCAACGCGATGGCGGCCGCGCTCGACCGGATCTCGGCCATCCTGAAGGCCGGCCAGCGCTCGGGCGTCTTCGACGAGGTCGACACCGACTACCTCGCCAACCACCTCTACACCCAGACCCTCGGCGCGATGCACATGGCGAGGATGGGCCTGATCGTGTCCCGCCAGGACGTCGGCAAGGACGACGTACCAGGCCATCCCGTCGTCCATCACGCCGACATCGCCACCGTCCGGGAGACGGCCATCACGGCGACGCTCGCCACGGCGGTGGGCCGCAAAGCACTGACCGGTACCACGACCCGTACTCCGGTGCAGTCCCGCAAGACCGGCAAGGCCACCGCCCGGCGCTCAACCTCATCAAGTACCGCAGGAGAGAACCAGTGA
- a CDS encoding acyl-CoA dehydrogenase family protein — protein sequence MTTSVPTEPPAVSSDVMALAGELAAERSKPEWQSFNLNLNEEQREIRDWAHTFAADVMRPAASEWDEREETPWPVIQEAAKIGLYGMDASINLFIDPSGLLMPLVQEELFWGDAGIGMSLVGTGLASSAVFSNGTPEQWSQWLPRCYGTADDVKVAAFCSSEPGAGSDVSAIRTKATYDEKTGEWVINGQKAWATNGGIADIHVVVATVDPSLGSRGQAAFVVPKSEVTGLEQGTKLKKHGLRASHTADVFFDNVRIPAANVLGGKEKLDARLAKAREKNGTATRGNASMATFEMTRHIVGSQAIGIARAAYEFALEYAKGREQFGRPIIDNQGIAFKLADMAMEIDAARLLVWRAGFMSAALMRGQQPDYRHGEGSMAKLKASEVAVKVTEEAIQILGGNGYTREYPVERMHRDSKIYTIFEGTSEIQRLVISRAISGMRIR from the coding sequence ATGACCACTTCTGTACCCACCGAGCCGCCCGCCGTCTCGTCCGACGTGATGGCCCTGGCCGGCGAGCTGGCGGCCGAGCGCTCGAAGCCGGAGTGGCAGAGCTTCAACCTGAACCTCAACGAGGAGCAGCGGGAGATCCGCGACTGGGCCCACACCTTCGCCGCCGACGTGATGCGGCCGGCCGCCTCGGAGTGGGACGAGCGCGAGGAGACGCCGTGGCCGGTGATCCAGGAGGCCGCGAAGATCGGGCTGTACGGAATGGACGCCAGCATCAACCTGTTCATCGACCCGTCCGGGCTGCTGATGCCGCTGGTCCAGGAGGAACTGTTCTGGGGCGACGCCGGCATCGGCATGTCGCTGGTCGGCACCGGCCTGGCGAGCTCCGCGGTCTTCTCCAACGGCACCCCTGAGCAGTGGAGCCAGTGGCTGCCGCGCTGCTACGGCACCGCGGACGACGTGAAGGTGGCGGCGTTCTGCTCGTCGGAGCCCGGCGCCGGGTCGGACGTCTCCGCGATCCGCACCAAGGCGACGTACGACGAGAAGACCGGCGAGTGGGTCATCAACGGCCAGAAGGCCTGGGCCACGAACGGCGGCATCGCCGACATCCACGTCGTCGTCGCAACGGTCGACCCGTCGCTGGGCAGCCGTGGCCAGGCGGCTTTCGTCGTACCGAAGTCGGAGGTGACGGGTCTCGAGCAGGGCACCAAGCTGAAGAAGCACGGCCTGCGCGCCTCGCACACGGCCGACGTGTTCTTCGACAACGTCCGCATCCCGGCCGCGAACGTGCTCGGCGGCAAGGAGAAGCTCGACGCCCGCCTGGCCAAGGCTCGCGAGAAGAACGGCACAGCCACCCGCGGCAACGCGTCGATGGCCACCTTCGAGATGACCCGCCACATCGTCGGCTCCCAGGCGATCGGCATCGCGCGGGCGGCGTACGAGTTCGCGCTGGAGTACGCCAAGGGCCGCGAACAGTTCGGCCGCCCGATCATCGACAACCAGGGCATCGCCTTCAAACTCGCCGACATGGCGATGGAAATCGACGCCGCCCGCCTCCTGGTCTGGCGCGCCGGCTTCATGTCCGCGGCGCTGATGCGCGGCCAGCAGCCGGACTACCGGCACGGCGAAGGCTCGATGGCCAAACTGAAGGCGAGTGAGGTCGCGGTGAAGGTGACCGAAGAAGCCATCCAGATTCTTGGTGGGAACGGGTATACGCGGGAGTACCCGGTGGAGCGGATGCATCGGGACTCGAAGATCTACACGATCTTCGAGGGCACCTCGGAGATCCAGCGGCTTGTCATCTCACGCGCGATCTCGGGGATGCGCATTCGCTGA
- a CDS encoding tyrosine-type recombinase/integrase, producing the protein MHALRHYYASITLADGVNIKELAEYLGHGDPEYTLRLYTHMLPSSHERAREAADSRLSRLFSATAHGAVTEPRADGPRSTFGRLNPTQVLQPLE; encoded by the coding sequence ATGCATGCGCTGCGCCACTACTACGCAAGCATCACGCTTGCCGACGGCGTCAACATCAAAGAACTGGCGGAGTACTTGGGCCACGGAGATCCTGAATATACTCTCCGGCTGTACACGCACATGCTGCCGTCTTCGCATGAGCGGGCACGGGAGGCGGCGGACTCCAGGTTGTCCCGTCTATTCTCCGCCACAGCTCACGGAGCTGTGACGGAGCCGCGCGCAGACGGCCCCCGATCCACCTTCGGGAGGTTGAACCCCACCCAGGTACTTCAACCCCTGGAATAG